One window from the genome of Gambusia affinis linkage group LG14, SWU_Gaff_1.0, whole genome shotgun sequence encodes:
- the arid1ab gene encoding AT-rich interactive domain-containing protein 1A isoform X2, with protein MDQVGKMRGQPYGGPNPYTQHQQGPSSGAGPQQGGSYPAQSYGPPGPQRYPMGMQSRTPGTMGGMQYGQQMSAYGQQGPGGYGQQNQGYYSQHGPPPHTGQQQPPYSGQTQGSSAAPYSQQGHPSQPPGQHAQSGPPYQQSQGPHGPAAGQPSYSQPPQPHSGQPPYVSPQQQQQTQQQQQQGPGPQSQQGPQGQPGYQQATGPGQTPQQQTPPQQQGPPQQPGGPAPQAQQPPGHGQQSQQSPYSQTPPLQQPPQQQQQQQQQPQQQQQQSPYQRFPPPPQELSQDSFSSQSSAPPSNQPTKSGQEDSMQGRPSSLPDLSGSIDDLPTGTEAVLSPGVSTSGVSSSQGEQSNPAQSPFSPHTPPHLPGIRGPSPSPVGSPASVTPSRSGPLSPAAVPGNQMPPRPPSVQSDSMMHSSMNQSPMGPDRVYMRNPQMPPYGSPGQPGSALSPRQSTGGQIHSGMGPYPQNNTMGNYGPQGAQYGPQGYPRQPGYTGMPNTNYPSGPGMGGSMNPMPAQGSGSPYGSMPPGRIGPGQMGTRPYGPGMGPNMGSMPPQVGSGMCPPPGMNRKDGGPTMHHGPANSIHNRPPGYPNMNQGMMGSAPPYGPGMNSMHSVMNQGAPGPYPVGGNMANNTPGMAPGSEFGMDKINPAQKINNKVDGTPKPESKKKSNSSTITNEKITRLYELGPEPERKMWVDRYLAFAEEKAMGMSNLPAVGRKPLDLFRLYVSVKEIGGLTQVNKNKKWRELATSLNVGTSSSAASSLKKQYIQCLYAFECKIERGEDPPPDFFNTDTKKNQPKIQPPSPAGSGSLQGPQTPQSTTSSMAEGGDLKPPTPASTPHSQMPPMPGVRSNVNLQDPFADGGDPAFSRRNTMTPNSQGYQPGMGGPEMMSRMAPYESNKDPFGGMRKAGEQFMPPNPNSGMGEQYNRGPPGPMGNMPMGQRQQYPYGYDRRQEPGMGPEGNMGPAAPQPSMMPSGSDAGMYSPSRPPPQQRHDSYTNQYPGQGAPPGGPYPNQQPGMYPQQQPNYKRPVDAGYGPPAKRHEGEMYNVPYSGQQQPGPQSSGHQGQQDMYNQYNTYPGGERRPPGPQGQFPFPFGRDRGPSSAGPNSQSHMPPQMMTSSMPTGPDGPQGPVWQGRNEMGYPNYPNRQGPPVPGQGPGYHGMNRSGEEMMPSDQRINHEGQWPGHVNQRQPPFGPASSGPPMTRPLPSTYQTSQNHIPQVSSPAPMPRSMETRTSPSKSPYMHPGIKVQKAGPPVPASHIGQAPVQQPMIRRDVAFPPGSVEATQPHLKPRRRLTMKDIGTPEAWRVMMSLKSGLLAESTWALDTINILLYDDGSITTFNLCQLPGFLELIVEYFRRCLIEIFGILKEYEVGEPGQRTLIDPNAAEDSDDEIPIPECEDMDTDEEEDEDEENEEKKTNHDSSSQVKVKEEEEESSMKDKSSEEDDEEEKKESSTKEASSSTSGSSQDPNVHLEKPKQASKFDKLPIKVVRKKNPFRLNHLSKLGQRQSFDSGLIHWSIGGGDTTEHIQTHFESQMDLLKQRKRMLPATEGRKKVKLLGTTENPEKSKFCLEEKVQQQQAQCSDPNKASTEKSPSSLPLCAPVTATIDDVLSARPGSVTMEVVRGGAEEQKENGKYLFSINPDPQSRRNVKILEDEPHSKDETPLSTLSDWQDSLARRCICVSNIIRSLSFVPGNDLEMSKHPGLLLLLGRLVLLHHRHPERKQAPVTYEKEEEEDEGVSCDRDEWWWDCLEVLRENCLVTLANISGQLDLSIYPESICLPLLDGLLHWAVCPSAEALDPFPTLGPHSSLSPQRLVLETLSKLSIQDNNVDLILATPPFSRLEKLYGSLVRLVGERKVAVCREMAVVLLANLAQGDSLAARAIAVQKGSVGNLLGFLEDSLAATQYQQSQSSLLQMQGGPHFEPTSVDMMRRAARALHALAKVEENHSEFTLYESRLLDISVSPLMNPLVSQVICDVLFLIGQS; from the exons ATGGACCAGGTAGGGAAGATGCGAGGCCAGCCGTACGGAGGGCCTAACCCCTACACCCAGCATCAGCAGGGCCCTTCCTCTGGTGCGGGACCCCAACAGGGAGGCTCCTACCCAGCCCAGAGCTACGGACCTCCGGGTCCCCAGAGGTACCCAATGGGGATGCAGAGCCGCACACCGGGCACCATGGGTGGTATGCAGTATGGGCAGCAG ATGTCTGCGTATGGACAGCAGGGTCCAGGAGGCTACGGCCAGCAGAACCAGGGCTACTACAGCCAGCATGGCCCACCGCCCCACACCGGCCAGCAGCAGCCTCCATACTCTGGCCAGACCCAGGGCAGCTCTGCTGCTCCCTACTCTCAGCAGGGTCACCCTTCGCAACCACCGGGCCAACACGCCCAGTCTGGGCCCCCATACCAACAATCGCAAGGGCCCCATGGACCTGCTGCAGGACAGCCTTCCTACAGCCAGCCCCCACAGCCCCATTCAGGACAGCCGCCGTACGTCtctcctcagcagcagcagcagactcaacagcagcagcaacagggtCCCGGCCCCCAGAGTCAGCAGGGGCCTCAGGGCCAACCCGGTTACCAACAAGCCACCGGACCAGGGCAGACACCCCAGCAGCAGACCCCGCCACAGCAGCAAGGACCACCGCAGCAACCAGGAGGTCCTGCCCCCCAAGCCCAGCAGCCCCCAGGTCACGGCCAGCAGAGCCAACAGTCACCTTACTCCCAGACACCCCCGCTGCAGCAACCAccgcagcaacagcagcaacagcagcaacaaccacagcaacaacagcaacagtCTCCATATCAGAGGTTCCCGCCTCCTCCACAG GAGCTTTCCCAGGATTCCTTCAGCTCCCAGTCCAGTGCTCCTCCTTCTAACCAGCCCACCAAGAGCGGTCAGGAAGACAGCATGCAGGGCCGGCCGTCCAGTCTGCCG GATCTGTCCGGCTCCATCGATGACCTGCCCACCGGCACCGAGGCCGTCCTGAGTCCGGGCGTCAGCACCTCCGGTGTGTCCAGCAGTCAGGGAGAGCAGAGCAACCCGGCCCAGTCGCCCTTTTCCCCGCACACCCCGCCCCACCTGCCAGGCATCCGCGGACCCTCGCCATCCCCCGTGGGCTCCCCGGCCAGCGTGACCCCGTCCCGCAGTGGCCCTCTGTCCCCTGCAGCTGTGCCAG GTAACCAGATGCCGCCGCGGCCGCCCAGCGTCCAGTCGGACAGCATGATGCATTCTTCCATGAACCAGTCACCGATGGGCCCGGACAGAG TGTACATGCGAAACCCTCAGATGCCTCCTTATGGGTCCCCTGGACAGCCTGGCTCTGCCTTATCCCCACGCCAGTCTACAGGAGGCCAGATACATAGTGGAATGGGACCATATCCCCAGAACAATACTATGGGAAACTATGGGCCTCAGGGGGCCCAGTACGGCCCACAAG GCTATCCCAGGCAACCGGGCTACACAGGGATGCCCAACACTAACTACCCCAGTGGGCCCGGAATGGGCGGCTCCATGAACCCCATGCCGGCTCAGGGCAGCGGGAGTCCGTATGGAAGCATGCCACCCGGCAGGATAGGCCCGGGGCAGATGGGTACTCGGCCCTACGGTCCTGGCATGGGCCCCAACATGGGAAGCATGCCTCCTCAGGTGGGGTCCGGCATGTGCCCGCCTCCAGGGATGAACAGGAAGGATGGGGGGCCCACCATGCACCATGGCCCTGCAAACTCCATACACAACAG gcCACCAGGTTATCCTAACATGAACCAAGGTATGATGGGATCAGCGCCTCCCTATGGCCCCGGCATGAACAGCATGCACAGTGTGATGAACCAGGGAGCACCGGGACCTTACCCAGTGGGTGGAAACATGGCCAACAACACCCCCG GGATGGCACCTGGTTCTGAGTTTGGCATGGACAAAATTAACCCTGCCCAAAAGATCAACAACAAAGTTGATGGGACTCCAAAACCTGAATCCAAAAAG AAGTCGAACTCTTCCACCATCACCAACGAGAAGATCACCCGGCTGTATGAGCTAGGCCCGGAGCCAGAGAGGAAGATGTGGGTGGACCGGTACCTGGCCTTTGCCGAGGAGAAGGCCATGGGGATGAGCAACCTGCCCGCCGTGGGCCGCAAGCCTCTCGACCTCTTCCGCCTCTACGTGTCCGTCAAAGAGATCGGCGGCCTCACCCAG GTAAACAAGAACAAGAAGTGGAGGGAGCTGGCCACCAGTCTGAACGTGGGCACGTCCAGCAGTGCGGCCAGCTCGCTCAAGAAGCAGTACATTCAGTGTCTGTACGCCTTTGAGTGTAAGATCGAGCGTGGCGAGGACCCGCCCCCGGACTTCTTCAACACGGACACAAAGAAGAACCAACCCAAGATCCAGCCTCCAAGCCCAG CTGGTTCAGGGTCCCTTCAAGGGCCGCAAACTCCCCAATCTACCACCAGTTCAATGGCAGAAGGAGGAGACCTGAAGCCTCCCACCCCAGCCTCCACCCCGCACTCACAGATGCCTCCGATGCCTGGTGTCAG GAGCAATGTGAATCTGCAGGATCCATTTGCTGATGGTGGAGACCCAGCGTTTTCCAGAAGGAACACCATGACTCCCAACTCTCAGGGCTACCAGCCAGGCATGGGCGGTCCAGAGATGATGAGTCGCATGGCTCCCTACGAGTCGAACAAAGACCCATTCGGGGGCATGAGGAAAG CTGGAGAACAGTTCATGCCCCCTAACCCTAACAGCGGAATGGGCGAACAGTACAACAGAGGACCACCAGGTCCCATGGGTAACATGCCAATGGGTCAAAGGCAGCAGTATCCTTATGGATATGACCGAAG GCAGGAACCAGGCATGGGCCCTGAAGGCAACATGGGGCCCGCAGCGCCTCAGCCCAGTATGATgccttctggttctgatgcagggATGTACTCACCCAGCCGTCCCCCACCTCAGCAACG GCATGATTCCTACACAAATCAATACCCTGGCCAAGGggctccccctggtggcccTTACCCAAATCAACAGCCAGGAATGTATCCACAGCAGCAACCT AACTACAAGCGGCCTGTAGATGCAGGGTACGGCCCTCCAGCCAAGCGCCATGAGGGGGAAATGTACAACGTTCCCTACAGTGGTCAGCAGCAGCCTGGACCCCAGTCCTCTGGGCATCAGGGCCAGCAAGACATGTATAACCAGTACAACACATATCCAGGAGGAGAGCGCAGACCACCAGGCCCACAGGGCCAGTTCCCCTTCCCTTTTGGGAGAGATAGAGGACCTTCATCTGCAGGGCCAAACTCCCAGTCTCACATGCCTCCTCAGATGATGACAAGCTCGATGCCTACTGGTCCTGACGGCCCCCAGGGCCCGGTATGGCAAGGCCGCAACGAGATGGGCTATCCCAATTATCCCAACCGACAGGGACCTCCTGTACCAGGCCAGGGCCCCGGGTACCATGGTATGAACCGTTCAGGAGAGGAGATGATGCCATCAGACCAACGCATTAACCATGAGGGGCAGTGGCCCGGCCACGTAAACCAGAGGCAGCCTCCATTTGGACCTGCTAGTTCTGGGCCACCTATGACCAGACCTTTACCTTCGACTTACCAGACTTCTCAGAACCACATTCCTCAGGTGTCAAGCCCAGCTCCCATGCCCCGATCCATGGAAACCAGGACATCCCCCAGCAAGTCTCCCTACATGCACCCTGGCATTAAGGTGCAGAAAGCCGGCCCTCCAGTTCCCGCATCGCATATCGGCCAGGCCCCTGTGCAGCAACCCATGATTCGACGAGATGTGGCCTTCCCTCCCGGCTCTGTGGAAGCTACCCAGCCCCACCTTAAACCCAGAAGGCGGCTCACCATGAAAGACATTG gcaCTCCTGAGGCTTGGAGAGTTATGATGTCCCTAAAGTCAGGGTTATTGGCTGAAAGCACCTGGGCCTTGGACACCATTAACATTTTACTGTATGATGATGGCAGCATTACTACTTTTAATCTTTGCCAG CTGCCTGGCTTCCTGGAGCTGATAGTGGAGTACTTCAGACGCTGCCTCATTGAGATCTTTGGCATCCTAAAGGAGTACGAAGTGGGAGAACCTGGTCAGCGCACCCTGATAGATCCCAACGCAGCTGAGGACTCTGACGATGAAATTCCCATACCTGAGTGTGAAGACATGGACACCgacgaggaagaggatgaagatgaggagaacGAAGAGAAAAAGACCAATCATGATTCCTCCTCACAGGTGAAGGttaaagaagaggaagaagaaagctCAATGAAAGACAAGTCCTCagaagaagatgatgaggaagagaaaaaggagtCCTCTACCAAGGAAGCTAGTAGCTCTACCTCAGGGTCTTCTCAGGACCCCAACGTCCACTTGGAAAAGCCAAAGCAGGCTAGCAAGTTTGATAAACTCCCTATCAAGGTAGTGCGTAAGAAGAACCCCTTCCGCTTAAACCACTTATCCAAGCTTGGGCAGCGACAGAGTTTTGACAGTGGCCTGATACACTGGAGTATTGGCGGTGGCGACACTACTGAACACATCCAAACCCACTTCGAAAGTCAGATGGATCTCCTTAAGCAGCGGAAACGCATGCTACCCGCCACTGAAGGCCGGAAGAAGGTCAAGCTGCTTGGGACGACGGAAAACCCAGAGAAATCTAAGTTCTGTTTGGAAGAGAaggttcagcagcagcaggcccaGTGTTCTGATCCCAACAAGGCCTCAACAGAGAAGAGTCCTTCTTCTCTTCCCCTCTGTGCACCAGTCACTGCCACCATTGATGACGTACTGTCAGCCCGACCGGGGTCGGTGACAATGGAAGTGGTCCGTGGAGGTgcagaggagcagaaagagaATGGCAAGTATCTATTTAGCATCAACCCTGATCCTCAGAGTCGACGCAACGTCAAAATCCTGGAAGATGAGCCCCACAGCAAGGACGAAACTCCTCTCAGCACTCTGTCGGACTGGCAGGACTCATTGGCCCGCCGCTGCATCTGTGTTTCCAACATCATCAGGAGCCTATCCTTTGTCCCCGGCAACGACCTGGAAATGTCTAAACACCCGGGCCTCCTCCTGCTTTTGGGCCGTCTGGTACTGCTCCACCACAGACACCCTGAGCGCAAACAGGCACCAGTCACCTatgagaaggaggaagaagaagacgagGGAGTGAGCTGTGACCGAGACGAGTGGTGGTGGGACTGCCTCGAGGTGTTGAGGGAGAACTGCTTGGTCACTCTGGCCAACATCTCAGGCCAGTTGGACCTTTCTATCTACCCAGAGAGTATATGCTTACCACTGCTGGATGGCCTACTTCATTGGGCGGTGTGCCCCTCGGCAGAGGCTTTGGATCCCTTCCCCACACTCGGCCCACACAGCTCACTTTCACCCCAGAGACTGGTCCTAGAGACCCTCAGCAAGCTCAGCATCCAGGACAACAACGTCGACCTCATTTTGGCCACGCCACCGTTCAGCCGCTTGGAGAAGCTCTATGGCTCGCTCGTACGCCTTGTCGGTGAACGCAAGGTGGCCGTCTGCCGGGAAATGGCGGTCGTTTTGCTAGCTAATTTAGCTCAGGGCGACAGCTTAGCAGCGCGGGCCATTGCTGTCCAGAAAGGCAGCGTGGGCAACCTGCTGGGTTTCCTGGAGGACAGTCTAGCCGCCACACAATACCAACAGAGCCAAAGCTCCTTGCTTCAAATGCAGGGCGGTCCCCATTTCGAGCCTACAAGTGTGGACATGATGCGGCGAGCAGCCCGGGCGCTGCACGCCTTGGCCAAAGTGGAGGAGAACCACTCAGAGTTCACTTTGTACGAGTCGCGCCTACTAGACATCTCCGTGTCTCCACTTATGAACCCTCTGGTGTCCCAAGTCATCTGTGACGTACTCTTTCTGATTGGCCAGTCATGA